The following are encoded in a window of Panicum virgatum strain AP13 chromosome 5N, P.virgatum_v5, whole genome shotgun sequence genomic DNA:
- the LOC120676479 gene encoding C-type lectin receptor-like tyrosine-protein kinase At1g52310, translated as MGKRGRLAAAVAPPALVPFPVVLAAFVLSVAAPALGRSPLCPAGWQISPVQNKCFMYISASLSWERSEALCRNRTGHLAAFSSVQELNFTKSLCGSTSGCWVGGHHYNTSTGSGWKWSDDSPVGNEPLFPVEPLHANCSGTACGVATSNDLCTLVTNSHASLAGKRCSESHGLICMMDVNRCYHDHCHKEYFIALIAVSGFILATTLAVVVWLLVYRRSKKRRRSREALGSSTAALVAPQWKVFTSEELRSFTKNFSEGNRLPGNAKTGGTYSGILPDGSKVAIKRLKRSSLQRKKDFYSEIRRVAKLYHPNLVAVKGCCYDHGDRFIVYEFVANGPLDVWLHHIPRGGRSLDWAMRMRAATTLAQGIAFLHDKVKPQVVHRDIRASNVLLDEEFGAHLMGVGLSKFVPWEVMHERTVKAASYGYLAPEFIYRNELTTKSDVYSFGVLLLEIISGRRPAQSVESVGWQTIFEWATPLVQSHRYLDLLDPLIQDLPDVGVVQKVVDLVYSCTQHVPSVRPRMSHVVHQLQQLEMKSAASEQQLRSGTSTSATSPMLPLEVRTPR; from the exons ATGGGAAAACGCGGGCGGctagcggcggccgtggcgccgcCCGCGCTCGTGCCGTtccccgtcgtcctcgccgccttCGTTCTCTCCGTCGCGGCCCCTGCGCTGGGTCGGAGCC CGTTATGTCCTGCGGGTTGGCAAATCAGCCCTGTTCAGAACAAATGTTTCATGTACATATCGGCCTCCCTTTCTTGGGAGAGATCTGAGGCTCTCTGCCGTAACCGCACTGGGCATCTGGCTGCTTTTTCATCAGTTCAGGAGCTAAACTTCACAAAGTCTCTCTGCGGATCAACCTCAGGATGCTGGGTTGGAGGGCATCACTACAACACTAGTACTGGTAGTGGTTGGAAATGGTCTGATGATTCACCTGTTGGGAATGAGCCCCTCTTCCCTGTTGAGCCGTTGCATGCAAACTGCAGTGGTACTGCATGCGGTGTAGCCACCAGCAATGATTTGTGCACTTTGGTGACCAATAGCCATGCTTCACTAGCTGGAAAAAGGTGCAGTGAGTCCCATGGTCTGATTTGTATGATGGATG TAAACAGATGCTACCATGATCACTGCCACAAGGAATATTTCATAGCCCTCATTGCTGTGAGTGGTTTCATTCTGGCAACCACTTTAGCCGTTGTGGTTTGGCTGCTTGTCTACAGGCGAagcaagaaaagaagaagatcgCGAGAAGCATTAGGTTCTTCTACTGCTGCATTGGTGGCGCCGCAATGGAAAGTATTCACCAGTGAAGAACTTAGATCATTCACAAAGAATTTCAGTGAGGGAAACCGGCTTCCTGGTAATGCAAAGACAGGTGGAACCTACAGTGGAATCTTGCCGGATGGGTCCAAAGTAGCAATCAAGAGACTGAAGAGATCCAGCCTACAAAGGAAAAAGGACTTCTACTCTGAGATTCGGAGAGTCGCAAAGCTTTATCATCCTAATTTGGTGGCTGTAAAAGGATGTTGTTATGACCATGGTGATCGGTTTATTGTCTATGAGTTTGTTGCAAATGGTCCTTTGGATGTGTGGCTGCATCATATTCCCAGAGGTGGGCGGAGCCTTGATTGGGCAATGAGAATGAGAGCTGCCACAACTCTTGCCCAGGGAATAGC ATTTTTGCACGACAAGGTGAAGCCCCAGGTGGTGCACCGTGACATTCGTGCGAGTAATGTCTTACTCGATGAGGAATTTGGTGCGCATCTGATGGGGGTTGGCCTTTCCAAGTTTGTGCCATGGGAAGTAATGCATGAGAGGACAGTCAAGGCTGCATCCTATGGCTACCTTGCTCCTGAGTTCATATACAGGAACGAGCTGACAACAAAGAGCGACGTCTACAGCTTTGGCGTGCTGCTCCTAGAAATTATCAGCGGCCGTCGGCCTGCACAGTCGGTTGAGTCTGTCGGGTGGCAGACCATATTTGAATGGGCGACTCCTCTAGTCCAGTCACACCGCTATCTTGATCTGCTAGACCCACTCATACAGGACTTGCCGGATGTGGGGGTCGTCCAGAAGGTTGTCGATCTTGTCTACTCCTGCACCCAGCATGTCCCTTCAGTGCGCCCAAGGATGTCGCATGTTGTGCATCAGCTACAGCAGCTTGAGATGAAGTCTGCAGCTTCTGAGCAGCAGCTGAGGAGCGGGACAAGCACCAGCGCGACATCGCCTATGTTACCATTGGAGGTCCGGACTCCTCGCTGA
- the LOC120676462 gene encoding uncharacterized protein LOC120676462 isoform X1 → MESTLKSVGHFECLFLFQTQHAKPVPVYIYLLVVRALGVLCKPPIQIPSRRGAAPSRRSQQHASPGRGRRRRREGQRGRGEGSSEADACGRAAMALLCFLLDLRNIPPPLLHRVKQCLLHLANLYAAATPPPQPHASSSADAGGLPGRLALSYVHAPSSKSSSSSSSSWPELKIGYRPGEKFSLRDFHHAVNNIPLDGFLPDQHVGSSSGDVSLANLFSNRAIYSWATDDISKKVIAICMSAQNPEALRRSLMDAAEQCVAVDFIMLESEAAFMYGDILENANSFVNRICDLENCVVRRYNPEPQVLHGLVKRWLEELKDDKEEILQAVFLFRYPIIDSVKHICCNLYASANHITDGFPSCQACKCHGRPIDLVTTNKVKWMCPITSRQLAASDVTDTAVRIGEQKVLFLPTSEGGSNLQRVSTSISFDVIERTQLASMDEGVIMGRSFVVIPSSNDVEVALTDECSDQNTQIFYGLCETLFKLDQGLVCSSSCNIETMKMGTLLCYYLLLPSEKGPMLLRRLAGSEEILPLPDMNRDCNSKVTMEIKNSVETSLSKIALKDYNPLQHERGFHSKLNRLVKDSLQFGSIDPDSAPKDHHHVDSFSEPQVPTCQGLEDSRFLNQPEENAGGLDDHLHSFSEPQTSTFRTPKANKLSSQSKKGNSSPSISEEWEKLIIIDDLDDNFTTAAPPRLTADKPPRTKPPSPVKPLDEKTSRILERLEGPKAKKQRPANAGKASTKAAPAPSRVASTQNRKPLLPIDPSASQLLKPSFNRLRRKLAT, encoded by the exons ATGGAGTCGACTCTCAAGTCAGTTGGGCACTTCGAGTGCCTCTTTTTGTTTCAAACTCAACACGCCAAGCCGGTTCCTGTCTATATATACCTGTTGGTCGTGCGTGCGCTGGGCGTGCTCTGCAAGCCACCCATTCAAATTCcctcgcggcgcggcgcggcgccgtctAGGAGAAGCCAGCAGCACGCGTCGCCAGGTCGCGGCCGACGCCGGAGAAGAGAAGGCCAGCGAGGGAGGGGTGAGGGATCATCGGAGGCGGACGCATGTGGGCGGGCGGCCATGGCGCTGCTCTGCTTCCTGCTGGACCTGCGCAAcatcccccctcccctgctccaccgCGTCAAGCAG TGCTTGCTCCACCTCGCCAACCTCTACGCCGCCGCAACGCCACCGCCCCAACCCCACGCCTCGTcctccgccgacgccggcgggcTCCCCGGCCGCCTGGCCCTCAGCTACGTCCACGCCCCCTCCTCCAAAtcatcctcctcgtcctcctcctcctggcctGAG CTAAAGATTGGGTATAGGCCTGGTGAAAAGTTCAGCCTTCGAGATTTTCACCATGCTGTAAATAACATACCTCTGGATGGCTTTCTCCCTGACCAACATGTTGGGTCTTCAAGTGGAG ATGTATCACTGGCAAACCTTTTTAGCAATAGAGCCATCTATTCTTGGGCCACTGATGACATCTCCAAGAAAGTGATTGCTATATGTATGTCTGCACAAAACCCAGAAGCTCTTCGAAGGTCCCTTATG GATGCAGCAGAACAGTGTGTTGCAGTGGACTTTATAATGTTGGAATCAGAAGCTGCATTCATGTATGGTGACATTCTCGAAAATGCCAATTCTTTTGTAAACAGAATTTGTGATCTTGAGAACTGTGTGGTACGGAGATATAATCCTG AGCCCCAAGTTTTGCATGGCCTAGTGAAGAGGTGGTTAGAAGAGCTAAAGGATGACAAAGAGGAGATACTGCAAGCTGTATTTCTGTTCAGATATCCCATTATTGACTCTGTTAAACACATATGTTGCAACCTGTACGCATCAGCCAATCACATAACTGATGGTTTTCCATCTTGTCAG GCATGCAAGTGTCATGGTCGCCCTATTGACCTTGTCACCACAAATAAGGTAAAATGGATGTGTCCAATAACTAGTCGACAGCTTGCAGCATCTGATGTTACTGATACTGCTGTGAGGATTGGAGAACAAAAGGTATTGTTTCTGCCTACTTCAGAAGGTGGATCAAACTTGCAGCGAGTCTCTACTTCGATTTCGTTTGATGTAATTGAGCGCACTCAGTTAGCCTCAATGGATGAAG GAGTCATAATGGGGAGGTCTTTTGTTGTGATTCCCAGTTCAAATGATGTTGAAGTTGCTTTAACTGATGAATGTTCAGACCAGAACACCCAGA TTTTCTATGGCCTATGTGAAACTCTTTTCAAGCTTgaccagggacttgtttgctcCTCATCATGTAATATTGAAACAATGAAAATGGGAACTCTTTTGTGTTACTATCTTCTTCTACCATCTGAGAAGGGACCAATGCTTCTGAGG AGGCTTGCTGGATCTGAAGAGATATTGCCTCTCCCAGACATGAATCGAGATTGCAACTCCAAGGTTACAATGGAAATCAAGAATTCAGTTGAAACTTCCTTGTCTAAG ATTGCACTCAAGGATTACAACCCTCTGCAACATGAAAGAGGTTTTCATTCGAAATTGAATCGCCTGGTGAAGGACAGCCTGCAATTCGG ATCAATTGATCCAGACTCTGCCCCGAAGGACCATCACCACGTTGATTCGTTCAGCGAGCCACAAGTACCAACATGCCAGGGTCTTGAAGACAGCAGGTTCCTGAACCAACCTGAGGAAAACGCTGGAGGTCTCGATGACCATCTCCACTCATTCAGCGAACCACAGACATCAACATTCAGAACTCCCAAGGCGAACAAGCTATCGAGCCAGTCCAAGAAGGGGAATTCCTCCCCCAGCATCAGTGAGGAGTGGGAGAAACTCATCATCATCGATGACCTCGACGACAACTTCACCACCGCTGCACCTCCCAGGCTTACTGCCGACAAGCCTCCCCGCACTAAACCACCATCTCCAGTGAAGCCGCTGGACGAGAAGACTTCAAGGATTCTGGAGAGGCTAGAGGGCCCCAAGGCGAAGAAGCAGAGGCCAGCTAATGCTGGCAAGGCCAGCACCAAAGCGGCACCGGCACCCAGCCGTGTTGCCAGTACACAGAACAGGAAGCCGCTGTTGCCAATTGACCCGAGCGCAAGCCAGCTGCTGAAACCAAGCTTCAACAGGCTTAGGAGAAAGCTCGCCACCTGA
- the LOC120676462 gene encoding uncharacterized protein LOC120676462 isoform X2, with protein MESTLKSVGHFECLFLFQTQHAKPVPVYIYLLVVRALGVLCKPPIQIPSRRGAAPSRRSQQHASPGRGRRRRREGQRGRGEGSSEADACGRAAMALLCFLLDLRNIPPPLLHRVKQLKIGYRPGEKFSLRDFHHAVNNIPLDGFLPDQHVGSSSGDVSLANLFSNRAIYSWATDDISKKVIAICMSAQNPEALRRSLMDAAEQCVAVDFIMLESEAAFMYGDILENANSFVNRICDLENCVVRRYNPEPQVLHGLVKRWLEELKDDKEEILQAVFLFRYPIIDSVKHICCNLYASANHITDGFPSCQACKCHGRPIDLVTTNKVKWMCPITSRQLAASDVTDTAVRIGEQKVLFLPTSEGGSNLQRVSTSISFDVIERTQLASMDEGVIMGRSFVVIPSSNDVEVALTDECSDQNTQIFYGLCETLFKLDQGLVCSSSCNIETMKMGTLLCYYLLLPSEKGPMLLRRLAGSEEILPLPDMNRDCNSKVTMEIKNSVETSLSKIALKDYNPLQHERGFHSKLNRLVKDSLQFGSIDPDSAPKDHHHVDSFSEPQVPTCQGLEDSRFLNQPEENAGGLDDHLHSFSEPQTSTFRTPKANKLSSQSKKGNSSPSISEEWEKLIIIDDLDDNFTTAAPPRLTADKPPRTKPPSPVKPLDEKTSRILERLEGPKAKKQRPANAGKASTKAAPAPSRVASTQNRKPLLPIDPSASQLLKPSFNRLRRKLAT; from the exons ATGGAGTCGACTCTCAAGTCAGTTGGGCACTTCGAGTGCCTCTTTTTGTTTCAAACTCAACACGCCAAGCCGGTTCCTGTCTATATATACCTGTTGGTCGTGCGTGCGCTGGGCGTGCTCTGCAAGCCACCCATTCAAATTCcctcgcggcgcggcgcggcgccgtctAGGAGAAGCCAGCAGCACGCGTCGCCAGGTCGCGGCCGACGCCGGAGAAGAGAAGGCCAGCGAGGGAGGGGTGAGGGATCATCGGAGGCGGACGCATGTGGGCGGGCGGCCATGGCGCTGCTCTGCTTCCTGCTGGACCTGCGCAAcatcccccctcccctgctccaccgCGTCAAGCAG CTAAAGATTGGGTATAGGCCTGGTGAAAAGTTCAGCCTTCGAGATTTTCACCATGCTGTAAATAACATACCTCTGGATGGCTTTCTCCCTGACCAACATGTTGGGTCTTCAAGTGGAG ATGTATCACTGGCAAACCTTTTTAGCAATAGAGCCATCTATTCTTGGGCCACTGATGACATCTCCAAGAAAGTGATTGCTATATGTATGTCTGCACAAAACCCAGAAGCTCTTCGAAGGTCCCTTATG GATGCAGCAGAACAGTGTGTTGCAGTGGACTTTATAATGTTGGAATCAGAAGCTGCATTCATGTATGGTGACATTCTCGAAAATGCCAATTCTTTTGTAAACAGAATTTGTGATCTTGAGAACTGTGTGGTACGGAGATATAATCCTG AGCCCCAAGTTTTGCATGGCCTAGTGAAGAGGTGGTTAGAAGAGCTAAAGGATGACAAAGAGGAGATACTGCAAGCTGTATTTCTGTTCAGATATCCCATTATTGACTCTGTTAAACACATATGTTGCAACCTGTACGCATCAGCCAATCACATAACTGATGGTTTTCCATCTTGTCAG GCATGCAAGTGTCATGGTCGCCCTATTGACCTTGTCACCACAAATAAGGTAAAATGGATGTGTCCAATAACTAGTCGACAGCTTGCAGCATCTGATGTTACTGATACTGCTGTGAGGATTGGAGAACAAAAGGTATTGTTTCTGCCTACTTCAGAAGGTGGATCAAACTTGCAGCGAGTCTCTACTTCGATTTCGTTTGATGTAATTGAGCGCACTCAGTTAGCCTCAATGGATGAAG GAGTCATAATGGGGAGGTCTTTTGTTGTGATTCCCAGTTCAAATGATGTTGAAGTTGCTTTAACTGATGAATGTTCAGACCAGAACACCCAGA TTTTCTATGGCCTATGTGAAACTCTTTTCAAGCTTgaccagggacttgtttgctcCTCATCATGTAATATTGAAACAATGAAAATGGGAACTCTTTTGTGTTACTATCTTCTTCTACCATCTGAGAAGGGACCAATGCTTCTGAGG AGGCTTGCTGGATCTGAAGAGATATTGCCTCTCCCAGACATGAATCGAGATTGCAACTCCAAGGTTACAATGGAAATCAAGAATTCAGTTGAAACTTCCTTGTCTAAG ATTGCACTCAAGGATTACAACCCTCTGCAACATGAAAGAGGTTTTCATTCGAAATTGAATCGCCTGGTGAAGGACAGCCTGCAATTCGG ATCAATTGATCCAGACTCTGCCCCGAAGGACCATCACCACGTTGATTCGTTCAGCGAGCCACAAGTACCAACATGCCAGGGTCTTGAAGACAGCAGGTTCCTGAACCAACCTGAGGAAAACGCTGGAGGTCTCGATGACCATCTCCACTCATTCAGCGAACCACAGACATCAACATTCAGAACTCCCAAGGCGAACAAGCTATCGAGCCAGTCCAAGAAGGGGAATTCCTCCCCCAGCATCAGTGAGGAGTGGGAGAAACTCATCATCATCGATGACCTCGACGACAACTTCACCACCGCTGCACCTCCCAGGCTTACTGCCGACAAGCCTCCCCGCACTAAACCACCATCTCCAGTGAAGCCGCTGGACGAGAAGACTTCAAGGATTCTGGAGAGGCTAGAGGGCCCCAAGGCGAAGAAGCAGAGGCCAGCTAATGCTGGCAAGGCCAGCACCAAAGCGGCACCGGCACCCAGCCGTGTTGCCAGTACACAGAACAGGAAGCCGCTGTTGCCAATTGACCCGAGCGCAAGCCAGCTGCTGAAACCAAGCTTCAACAGGCTTAGGAGAAAGCTCGCCACCTGA